Proteins co-encoded in one Nitrososphaera sp. genomic window:
- a CDS encoding response regulator, with product MSRIAVVDDEPDITETLKRGLQRSGFSVETFTDPESALKNFKPGMFDLMIIDIRMPKLNGFDLYRELRKKDGNVKVIFLTAFEIYYDEFRKLFPTIDVRSFVKKPVSIAKLVSDVNSSLAQGS from the coding sequence ATGAGCAGGATCGCTGTGGTGGACGACGAGCCTGACATCACCGAGACTCTCAAGCGCGGGCTGCAGAGGAGCGGCTTTTCCGTTGAGACCTTTACTGACCCGGAATCGGCTCTCAAGAATTTCAAGCCGGGCATGTTTGACTTGATGATAATAGACATTAGAATGCCAAAACTAAACGGGTTCGACCTTTACCGCGAACTCCGCAAAAAAGATGGCAACGTCAAGGTGATATTTCTGACAGCGTTTGAAATCTATTATGACGAGTTTCGGAAGCTGTTTCCCACCATTGACGTTCGGTCATTTGTCAAAAAGCCTGTGTCGATTGCCAAGCTGGTAAGCGACGTTAACAGTTCCCTTGCGCAGGGAAGCTGA
- a CDS encoding TfuA-like protein — translation MAKRRAIIFLGPSLGHEQARKLLPDAEYRPPARKGDLLALSAARRASREEEVVVGLVDGVFLLDYPPTPIEVYQLAVQPNTVLAGAASLGALRAVELEKFGMLGIGRIFRLFKSGRLDADDEVAVTFTENDHRLLSEAMVDIRYNLILALKKGVIDKKTMRAIGRTAKRIYFPHRNYSHILDEARRQHPSLAPGFDDFEKYITSNRTSLKARDAAELLEFVKGRLEA, via the coding sequence ATGGCAAAACGCAGGGCGATAATATTCCTCGGGCCCAGCCTGGGCCACGAACAGGCGCGCAAGTTGCTACCGGATGCCGAGTACAGGCCGCCAGCAAGGAAGGGCGACCTTCTTGCGTTGTCTGCCGCACGGCGCGCCTCAAGAGAGGAGGAAGTGGTGGTGGGACTTGTAGACGGAGTGTTTCTCCTTGATTACCCTCCGACTCCAATCGAAGTCTACCAGCTTGCAGTCCAGCCAAATACCGTCCTTGCCGGTGCCGCCAGCCTTGGAGCTCTGCGCGCGGTAGAGCTTGAAAAATTCGGGATGCTTGGGATTGGCCGGATTTTCAGGCTCTTCAAATCGGGGAGACTGGACGCCGACGACGAGGTGGCAGTGACGTTTACCGAGAACGACCACAGGCTGCTGTCAGAGGCAATGGTCGACATACGGTACAACCTGATCCTGGCGCTGAAAAAGGGCGTCATTGACAAAAAGACAATGCGCGCAATCGGCCGGACGGCAAAACGGATTTACTTTCCGCATAGAAATTATTCGCATATTCTCGACGAGGCGAGAAGGCAGCATCCGTCCCTCGCTCCCGGCTTCGATGACTTTGAAAAATACATCACGAGCAACCGAACCAGCCTGAAGGCTCGAGATGCGGCGGAGCTGCTAGAGTTCGTAAAGGGCAGACTCGAGGCCTAG
- a CDS encoding YcaO-like family protein has protein sequence MELALKSMKKWTVNGTSRIKPAKETLEKVVPLSRKIGVTRLADITGMDVLGIPNYSAVLPGTEDYIWVYSGKGPTREHAMASALMESIERFCSLPSGGPRNFIRASYGELSKTHDVIHPDEFVEPMSFEYRDDMVTDFIEAIDLNALVDGKAHRPVMVPASIALFRYSPAPPAVNPFAYFHTNGLASGNVIEEAICHSLCEVIERDAISLAELRASAIPYHFLRSVSGALSSAGFSLRAIRPEVFVDDPSMFPDVDISDLDFGPVVSLAEKFRAAGIPLIIKEITSDIGIPTFNAASVEWISHDYGYLAEGHGTHPDARIALLRAITEVAQTRAANIQGARDDLRKIKYQSPDGSADSRSDDRRAWQFMKSTHVKKFSDVASFFNEDILDDIRLILTRLKAAGLGKVAIVDLTNPQLGIPVVRALVPGLETFKITKSVMGNRARACFRKWQNAGR, from the coding sequence GTGGAACTTGCCCTCAAGAGCATGAAGAAATGGACTGTCAACGGCACTTCGAGGATAAAACCGGCCAAAGAAACGCTCGAAAAGGTGGTTCCGCTTTCCAGAAAGATTGGTGTCACCCGGCTTGCAGATATTACTGGAATGGACGTTCTTGGAATTCCAAACTACTCTGCAGTTCTTCCAGGCACTGAGGATTACATCTGGGTGTACAGCGGCAAGGGCCCCACACGAGAGCATGCAATGGCAAGCGCGCTCATGGAGAGCATCGAGAGGTTCTGCTCGCTCCCAAGTGGCGGACCCCGCAATTTCATACGAGCAAGCTACGGAGAGCTGTCAAAGACACACGATGTAATTCACCCCGATGAATTTGTCGAGCCGATGAGTTTTGAGTACCGCGATGACATGGTCACAGACTTTATCGAGGCAATCGATTTGAACGCGCTGGTCGACGGAAAGGCACACAGGCCGGTAATGGTGCCCGCGTCAATCGCCCTCTTCCGATATTCTCCAGCCCCGCCAGCCGTCAATCCATTCGCCTATTTTCACACAAATGGCTTGGCATCGGGAAATGTCATCGAAGAAGCTATCTGCCATTCGCTTTGCGAGGTTATCGAGCGCGACGCGATAAGCCTCGCGGAACTCAGGGCAAGCGCAATACCCTACCACTTCCTTCGGTCAGTCTCCGGAGCGCTGAGTTCTGCCGGCTTCTCATTGCGCGCAATCAGGCCAGAAGTTTTCGTCGACGATCCGTCGATGTTCCCTGACGTAGATATCTCGGATCTAGACTTTGGGCCGGTGGTATCGCTTGCGGAAAAATTCAGGGCGGCGGGAATACCGTTGATTATCAAGGAAATTACCTCTGACATCGGCATACCGACCTTCAATGCGGCGTCCGTAGAGTGGATAAGCCACGACTACGGATACCTGGCGGAGGGGCACGGGACGCACCCTGACGCGCGGATCGCGCTTCTCAGGGCAATTACCGAAGTTGCGCAGACCCGCGCAGCGAACATTCAGGGGGCAAGGGACGACCTCAGGAAGATAAAATACCAGTCGCCAGATGGCTCCGCCGACTCGAGGTCAGACGACCGGCGCGCGTGGCAGTTCATGAAGTCCACTCATGTCAAAAAGTTTTCAGATGTTGCGAGCTTTTTCAATGAAGACATTCTTGATGACATTCGGCTAATACTAACTCGATTAAAGGCAGCCGGACTTGGCAAGGTCGCCATAGTTGATCTCACAAACCCGCAGCTCGGCATTCCAGTAGTAAGAGCGCTGGTCCCCGGCCTTGAAACTTTCAAGATTACCAAATCTGTGATGGGAAATCGCGCAAGGGCGTGCTTTAGAAAATGGCAAAACGCAGGGCGATAA
- a CDS encoding DUF6659 family protein yields the protein MPPEGRTADYERLCRSIFEIDAAVRFAGVIGKMGKLEAGGMRKGVTALEQDEDAQRVYLDFALRSAMRHDFDPVFGRVLYAFSEREKIKFATFPIAEETILLVSIERAAPHDTIVEKVRTLVGQLKGK from the coding sequence TTGCCTCCCGAAGGGCGTACGGCAGATTACGAGCGATTATGCAGAAGCATCTTTGAGATCGATGCCGCCGTCCGGTTTGCCGGAGTCATTGGCAAAATGGGCAAGCTTGAGGCAGGAGGCATGCGCAAAGGCGTAACGGCACTCGAGCAGGACGAGGACGCGCAGCGCGTCTACCTTGACTTTGCATTGCGAAGCGCCATGCGGCACGACTTTGACCCAGTGTTTGGGCGCGTACTGTACGCATTCTCGGAAAGGGAAAAGATCAAGTTTGCCACCTTTCCGATTGCCGAAGAGACAATCCTGCTTGTTTCAATAGAGAGGGCGGCGCCTCACGACACGATTGTCGAAAAGGTACGCACTCTGGTTGGGCAGTTGAAAGGGAAGTAG